One part of the Maribacter aquivivus genome encodes these proteins:
- the uvrA gene encoding excinuclease ABC subunit UvrA: MINFEENIEVKGARVHNLKNIDVTIPRDKLVVITGLSGSGKSSLAFDTIYAEGQRRYIETFSAYARQFLGGLERPDVDKIDGLSPVIAIEQKTTSKSPRSTVGTITEIYDFLRLLFARAADAHSYNTGEKMVSYSDEQIKNLIIESYNGKKINILAPIIKSRKGHYRELFEQIAKQGFVKVRVDGEVKDIVKGMKVDRYKVHDIEIVIDRLKVVESEDFHKRLSETINTAMYSGDNVLMVLEEGTDLPRYFSRDLMCPSTGISYPTPEPNTFSFNSPKGMCPYCSGLGHVYEVNEKKIFPNKKLSIKGGGIAPLGDYKKSWAFKQIETIAERYNFEITDPIDTIPTEAIEILLNGGKESFEVDSKTLGVKRTYKIDYEGISNFIKNQFEEAASTSIKRWAKEYMDRITCPSCTGFRLRKESLYFKIEDKNIAELANLDIVELAAFFNGLDKKLTGNQLKIAEEIIKEISTRIQFLLDVGLDYLSLNRSSKSLSGGEAQRIRLATQIGSQLVGVLYILDEPSIGLHQRDNERLIKSLESLRDIGNSVIVVEHDRDMIERADHVIDIGPKAGKNGGEIISQGTPEELRNVHTLTADYMTGVKKIEVPKKRRPGNGHEIVLSGCTGNNLKNLTVKFPLGKMIGVTGVSGSGKSTLINETLYPIMNAHYFNGVKKPMPYKKITGLEHIDKVIDINQSPIGRTPRSNPATYTGVFSEIRSLFAKTTEASIRGYKPGRFSFNVKGGRCETCQGGGLRVIEMNFLPDVYVECETCNGKRFNRETLEIRYKGKSISDVLEMTINEAVSFFELIPKIHRKLKTIQDVGLGYISLGQQSTTLSGGEAQRIKLATELSKRDTGNTFYILDEPTTGLHFEDIRVLMDVLNTLADKGNTVLVIEHNMDVIKMVDYIIDIGYEGGRSGGQLVAKGTPEQVAKDKKSYTAKFLKRELK; the protein is encoded by the coding sequence ATGATTAATTTTGAAGAAAATATAGAAGTTAAGGGCGCACGCGTTCATAACCTTAAGAATATAGATGTTACCATTCCCCGAGATAAACTGGTTGTTATAACCGGCTTATCTGGTAGTGGAAAATCTTCATTAGCCTTTGACACAATTTATGCTGAAGGACAGAGACGTTATATTGAAACTTTTTCTGCGTATGCTAGACAATTTTTAGGCGGATTAGAACGCCCAGATGTTGATAAAATAGATGGTCTATCTCCTGTTATCGCCATTGAACAGAAAACTACATCAAAATCTCCAAGATCTACGGTAGGTACTATTACCGAAATATATGATTTCTTAAGACTACTCTTCGCCCGTGCAGCAGATGCACATAGTTATAATACGGGCGAAAAAATGGTTAGTTATAGCGACGAGCAAATTAAAAACTTGATAATTGAATCGTATAACGGAAAGAAAATAAACATTCTTGCACCTATTATTAAATCAAGAAAAGGTCACTATCGTGAGCTATTTGAACAAATTGCCAAGCAAGGTTTTGTAAAAGTTCGTGTTGATGGTGAAGTAAAAGATATTGTCAAAGGCATGAAAGTGGATCGTTACAAGGTGCACGATATAGAGATTGTCATTGACCGTTTAAAAGTAGTTGAAAGCGAAGATTTTCATAAACGTTTATCTGAAACTATAAATACTGCTATGTATAGTGGCGACAATGTATTAATGGTTTTAGAAGAAGGCACCGATCTACCAAGGTATTTTAGTAGAGATTTAATGTGCCCGTCAACAGGCATCTCCTATCCTACCCCTGAACCTAATACATTTTCATTTAATTCACCAAAAGGAATGTGCCCCTATTGCAGTGGCCTAGGTCATGTCTATGAAGTAAATGAGAAAAAGATATTCCCTAATAAAAAACTATCTATCAAAGGTGGCGGAATAGCCCCATTGGGAGACTATAAAAAATCTTGGGCATTTAAACAGATCGAGACTATCGCAGAACGTTATAATTTTGAAATAACGGACCCTATAGATACTATTCCTACTGAAGCCATTGAAATTCTTTTAAATGGTGGTAAAGAAAGTTTCGAAGTAGACTCTAAAACATTAGGTGTAAAACGCACTTATAAAATTGATTATGAAGGAATTTCTAATTTCATAAAAAATCAGTTCGAGGAAGCTGCATCAACATCAATTAAACGATGGGCAAAAGAATATATGGACAGAATCACTTGTCCGTCATGTACAGGTTTCCGCCTTAGAAAAGAATCACTTTACTTCAAAATAGAAGATAAGAATATTGCCGAGTTAGCTAATTTAGACATTGTAGAGCTAGCAGCATTCTTTAATGGCTTAGACAAAAAGCTTACTGGCAATCAGTTGAAGATAGCCGAAGAGATTATAAAAGAGATAAGCACTAGAATACAATTTTTACTAGATGTAGGTCTAGATTATTTATCATTGAACAGGAGCTCTAAATCATTATCTGGTGGTGAAGCACAACGTATAAGACTAGCAACCCAAATTGGATCGCAATTGGTAGGTGTACTTTATATTCTAGATGAGCCAAGTATAGGTCTACATCAACGAGATAATGAACGATTGATCAAATCATTAGAATCTCTTAGAGATATTGGTAACTCTGTTATTGTGGTAGAACATGATCGCGATATGATAGAAAGAGCTGATCATGTAATTGATATTGGTCCTAAAGCAGGTAAAAACGGCGGAGAAATCATATCTCAAGGTACGCCTGAAGAATTGAGAAATGTTCATACGCTTACAGCCGATTATATGACCGGTGTAAAGAAGATTGAAGTACCTAAAAAGAGAAGACCGGGTAATGGACATGAAATTGTATTATCTGGTTGTACCGGTAATAACTTAAAAAACTTAACGGTCAAATTTCCTTTAGGAAAAATGATTGGCGTTACGGGAGTATCAGGTAGTGGAAAATCTACATTAATAAACGAGACACTTTACCCTATTATGAACGCCCATTATTTCAATGGCGTTAAAAAGCCAATGCCGTATAAGAAAATTACGGGGCTAGAACATATAGATAAAGTTATTGACATCAACCAATCACCTATAGGTAGAACACCAAGGTCAAACCCAGCAACATATACTGGTGTATTTAGCGAAATACGTTCGCTGTTCGCAAAAACTACTGAAGCATCTATTAGAGGGTACAAACCTGGCAGATTCAGTTTTAATGTAAAAGGTGGTCGTTGCGAAACGTGTCAAGGTGGTGGATTAAGAGTTATTGAAATGAATTTCTTACCAGATGTTTATGTAGAATGTGAAACGTGTAACGGTAAAAGATTTAATAGAGAAACGCTAGAAATACGCTATAAAGGCAAGTCCATTTCAGATGTTTTAGAAATGACTATTAACGAAGCAGTGTCATTCTTTGAACTTATTCCAAAAATACATCGTAAGTTAAAGACCATACAAGATGTTGGCTTAGGTTATATTTCACTTGGGCAGCAATCAACAACGTTATCAGGTGGTGAGGCACAACGTATAAAGTTGGCAACAGAGCTTTCTAAGAGAGATACGGGTAATACGTTCTATATTTTAGATGAGCCAACAACCGGACTTCATTTTGAAGATATTAGGGTTTTAATGGATGTTTTGAATACATTAGCTGACAAAGGAAATACTGTGTTAGTTATTGAACATAATATGGACGTAATTAAAATGGTAGATTATATCATAGATATCGGTTACGAAGGCGGACGCTCA
- a CDS encoding sensor histidine kinase codes for MRDFQENSDIFNLLSEGVSEGIIVVNANQIIVATNTSSLQMFGYEKGELIGKPLDILIPRRYHAGHDAHVDNFIAKSDKRQMGHGRNLYGICKDGKEFPVEAGLNPFEFYGATYVMALVIDITERKSREEELSHWARIFDESLNEIFVFDAETYKFLNVNKEAQRNIGYSIKEMYEMTPVDIKPEMDISQFENLISPLLKDTTSKVNFETKHGRKDGTTYPVEVHLQLSNLGDKKVFVAFILDITERKNYTENLENLVEERTHQLTEALAVEKELNELKTRFLSLVSHEFKTPLSSILTSITLLGKYTETEQQPKRDKHVTTIKNKVKYLDTILNDFLSVERLESGKVNYKIEEFPLSKIVNEVVYNSNMLLKSGQQIRYPENIDELNIQFDEKTLELALSNLVHNAIKYSPEDSTIDIKVDIKDIGYAISVIDEGIGIPIEEQKHIFNRYFRAENALLTQGTGIGLNIAKQHIENLGGSLEFSSTESIGSTFTLCIPKLKTN; via the coding sequence ATGCGTGATTTTCAAGAAAACAGTGACATATTCAATTTACTATCAGAAGGGGTATCAGAAGGTATTATTGTTGTAAATGCCAATCAAATAATTGTAGCCACAAATACATCCTCTCTACAAATGTTTGGGTACGAAAAAGGCGAACTAATTGGTAAGCCCTTAGATATTTTAATTCCTAGAAGATACCATGCAGGTCATGATGCCCATGTAGATAATTTTATTGCAAAAAGTGATAAACGCCAAATGGGGCATGGCAGAAACCTATATGGCATATGTAAAGACGGAAAGGAGTTTCCTGTAGAGGCCGGTTTAAATCCGTTTGAATTTTATGGTGCCACTTATGTAATGGCATTAGTAATCGATATTACAGAACGAAAAAGTAGAGAAGAAGAGCTAAGTCATTGGGCTCGTATTTTTGACGAATCGTTAAATGAAATTTTCGTATTCGATGCTGAAACCTATAAATTTCTAAATGTCAACAAAGAAGCCCAAAGAAATATAGGGTATTCAATTAAAGAAATGTATGAAATGACACCTGTTGATATTAAACCGGAAATGGATATTTCGCAATTTGAAAATCTAATATCACCATTATTAAAAGATACAACATCTAAAGTAAATTTTGAAACCAAGCACGGCAGAAAAGATGGCACTACATACCCTGTAGAAGTACATCTACAACTATCAAATTTAGGAGATAAAAAAGTATTCGTTGCTTTTATTCTAGACATTACAGAAAGAAAGAACTACACAGAAAACTTAGAGAATCTAGTAGAAGAGCGCACACACCAACTTACAGAAGCTCTTGCTGTTGAAAAAGAACTCAATGAACTTAAAACCCGTTTCCTATCCCTAGTATCACATGAATTCAAAACTCCATTGAGCAGTATATTGACTTCAATAACCTTACTTGGAAAATATACAGAAACGGAACAACAGCCTAAAAGAGATAAGCACGTAACCACAATTAAGAACAAAGTAAAATATTTAGATACCATACTTAATGATTTTCTATCTGTTGAACGCCTAGAATCTGGTAAGGTCAATTATAAGATTGAAGAATTTCCACTTAGCAAAATTGTAAATGAGGTGGTATATAACTCTAATATGTTATTAAAATCTGGGCAGCAAATACGTTACCCAGAGAATATTGACGAGTTAAATATTCAGTTTGATGAAAAGACCCTAGAATTGGCGCTATCTAATTTAGTACATAATGCTATTAAGTACTCTCCAGAAGATTCTACAATTGACATTAAAGTGGACATAAAAGATATCGGTTACGCTATTAGCGTAATTGATGAAGGCATTGGTATACCAATAGAAGAGCAAAAACACATATTTAATCGTTATTTTAGAGCAGAGAACGCTTTATTGACACAGGGTACGGGAATAGGATTAAATATTGCAAAACAGCATATTGAGAATCTGGGCGGTAGTCTTGAATTTTCAAGTACAGAAAGTATAGGGTCAACATTTACTTTATGTATTCCAAAATTAAAAACCAACTAG
- a CDS encoding response regulator yields the protein MKRILLIEDDKALRENTEELLELAGYNVITASNGKIGITSAIENLPDIIICDIMMPEVDGYGVLENLSNNEKTKHIPFIFLSAKTEHKEIRKGMDLGADDYLTKPFEEEDLMSAVESRLAKAELLVRLQDKTSKEYGVSENEMRTIHELKNFFDDNGELTNFKEGEHIYDEDTRSNKIYLVLKGLVKCYNMDPDGKELITSLAKADDFLGFTSFLNNVPYQESATAMSDVELAGISKENLQEILNENKTISMELMQLLSANISNIKAQLLQMAYSSVRRKTAQTLLQFADVMNTKPNEPIRISRNDLASVAGIATESLIRTLSGFKKEGLIAIEGRNIQIMELKALQYVN from the coding sequence ATGAAAAGAATTTTATTGATTGAGGATGACAAAGCCTTACGAGAAAATACCGAAGAACTTTTAGAATTAGCGGGTTACAATGTAATCACGGCATCCAATGGTAAAATAGGTATTACTAGCGCAATTGAGAATTTACCAGACATTATCATTTGTGATATTATGATGCCAGAGGTTGACGGCTATGGTGTACTTGAAAATCTTTCTAATAATGAAAAAACAAAACACATACCATTCATTTTTCTATCTGCAAAAACCGAGCATAAAGAAATACGAAAAGGAATGGACCTTGGGGCAGATGACTACTTAACCAAACCCTTTGAAGAAGAAGACTTAATGAGTGCCGTAGAAAGCAGATTGGCCAAAGCTGAACTTTTGGTACGTTTGCAAGATAAAACTTCAAAAGAATACGGAGTTTCTGAAAATGAAATGCGAACCATTCACGAACTTAAAAACTTTTTTGATGATAATGGAGAACTGACAAATTTTAAAGAAGGGGAGCATATTTATGATGAAGACACCCGTTCTAATAAAATTTATCTTGTTTTAAAAGGACTGGTAAAATGTTACAACATGGATCCAGACGGAAAAGAATTAATTACATCATTAGCCAAAGCAGATGACTTTTTGGGCTTCACTTCTTTTCTGAACAATGTACCTTATCAAGAATCAGCTACCGCCATGAGTGATGTTGAATTAGCAGGTATTTCTAAAGAAAACTTACAGGAAATACTCAACGAAAACAAGACCATTTCTATGGAACTCATGCAACTTTTATCGGCAAACATTTCTAATATTAAAGCTCAACTATTACAAATGGCATATAGTTCTGTACGCAGAAAGACAGCACAAACCTTATTACAATTTGCGGATGTCATGAATACAAAACCAAATGAACCCATTAGAATCTCACGTAATGACCTTGCCAGTGTAGCAGGTATTGCAACAGAAAGCTTAATACGTACATTATCCGGTTTTAAAAAAGAGGGGCTTATAGCAATTGAAGGTCGCAACATTCAAATTATGGAATTGAAGGCATTACAATATGTAAATTAA
- a CDS encoding universal stress protein: protein MKHILIPTNFSSSSWNAFEYAINLFKNEQCIFYMLHIDELRNSDIQGNSLMVMTSPKKISTKENLQLLFKQISNLPSNALHQFIALEEYGNFIDLVRKTVEEKKIDLIVMGTKGTLGIKSSIISSNTGNVITKIACNVLAVSENTIIKTPSKIAFPTDFNLFYTYSILNSITEILEISKAKLDVIHMTQSKPNFSNSQVINQAYLDDYLKELFTERHSFNHILGKNVRDSILKYIAENKIEMLTMVAKNLNLFQQVFFNNPVEKLSYHTSVPLLVMHE, encoded by the coding sequence ATGAAACATATTTTAATTCCCACAAATTTTTCCAGCAGCTCTTGGAACGCGTTTGAATATGCCATTAATCTGTTCAAGAATGAACAGTGCATATTTTATATGCTACATATCGATGAATTACGTAATTCTGACATTCAAGGCAATTCATTAATGGTAATGACTAGCCCTAAAAAAATCTCAACAAAAGAAAACCTACAACTTCTTTTTAAACAAATTTCAAATTTACCTAGCAACGCTTTACATCAATTTATTGCCTTAGAAGAATATGGGAATTTCATTGATTTAGTTAGAAAAACCGTAGAAGAAAAAAAGATAGATTTAATAGTAATGGGCACAAAAGGCACATTGGGCATAAAGTCATCTATCATAAGTAGCAATACCGGTAATGTAATAACAAAAATAGCATGTAATGTATTAGCTGTATCTGAAAATACAATTATTAAAACACCAAGCAAAATTGCTTTTCCTACAGATTTTAATCTATTCTACACCTACTCTATTTTAAATTCAATCACAGAAATTCTTGAAATATCAAAAGCGAAATTAGATGTCATACATATGACACAATCAAAACCCAACTTTTCAAATTCTCAGGTGATTAATCAAGCTTATCTCGATGATTATTTAAAAGAATTATTTACCGAGAGACATAGCTTTAATCATATATTAGGCAAAAACGTAAGAGATTCAATTTTAAAATATATCGCAGAAAATAAAATTGAAATGTTGACTATGGTAGCCAAAAATTTAAACTTGTTTCAACAGGTATTCTTTAACAACCCGGTCGAAAAACTTAGTTACCATACTTCGGTTCCGTTACTAGTAATGCACGAATAA